One genomic region from Rosa rugosa chromosome 1, drRosRugo1.1, whole genome shotgun sequence encodes:
- the LOC133725893 gene encoding nuclear pore complex protein NUP133 produces the protein MFSPGTKRPNANPRRDQGSPATPLTEIRRSSPDNSVPNHPTTGTPAPWAPRLSVLARVLPGNQNEKGDEIKPVYVGEFPQVVRDEQASMLQRHVHGDASVSGGMERGTSLAWIICGGRLFVWSYLSPGSSTSCTVLEIPGSVFEGGEAGRTGGNSWLLRVVNWDNTSTRTKKVVKQCSSAGIVLCNKKTRAAVYWPDIYGEGRTDPVVSVASSDELEVASSPIDRKTPQRRQQLLSRHRSSLTGSCTFNSLIACAVPDSRNECVAVACSSNGELWQFHCCPSGVSRKKVYQHNQTSSPQGGDSGSKGYPRSLTWCFPNLHVQESSRQFVVLTDREMQCFSIELSPDYVVSKLWSHEIIGSDGDRGIKKDLAGQKRIWPLDMQVDYHGKVTTILVATFCLDRGSSSSYTQYSLLNMQYKSGGSIAPTQETVLERKDPIQVIIPKARVEEEDFLFSMRLRVGGKPSGSAIILSGDGTATVSHYYRTTTRLYKFDLPYDAGKVLDASILPSTDDGEEGAWVVLTEKAGIWAIPEKAVMIGGVEPPERSLSRKGSSNEGSAQEERKNLTFAGNLAPRRASSEAWDAGDRQRVMPVIARQTAQDEESETLLSQLFHDYHLHGQVDASLEKLKIAGAFERDRETNVFARLSKSIVDTLAKHWTTTRGAEILAMAVVSSQLTDKQQKHTKFLEFLALSKCHEELCSRQRHSLQIILEHGEKLAGMIQLRELQNIISQNRSSGLSTSRSSPENQISGALWDLIQLVGDRARRNTVLLMDRDNAEVFYSKVSDLQEVFSCLDKQLEYVIPAEQPYGIQVQRACELSNACVSIVRAAMQYRNTHHLWYPPPECLTPWYCQAVVRNGMWQVASFMLQLLKEASQIDMSAKSDLYSHLELLAEVLLEAYAGSVTAKVELGHEHKGLLDEYWNRRDALLDSLYHQVKDFVEVGHENLNEGSDELNEEIFGKLSSCLLPMAKRHECYSTLWKICCDINDSELLKNLMHDSMGPNGGFSYYVFKQLYARKQFSKLLRLGEEFHEALSIFLKYHPDLLWLHEVFLHQFSSASDTLHELALSQEESSISEPEDGTGPGHLTTLPKLADRKRFLNLSKIAAIAGKDVDCEIKVKRIEADLKILKVQEEVIELLSSDETKQNLDKRLLHPEDLIKLCLEGESAELSLRAFDVFAWTSSSFRRTHANLLDDCWRNAADQDDWSKMYQASVSEGWSDEETLQNLKETVLFQASSRCYGPEAETFGEGFDEVLPLRQEIVEPSTMKDSVSSVEAILMQHKDYSEAGKLMLTAIMLGSLQYDTIEEEGPVSME, from the exons ATGTTCTCTCCCGGAACCAAGCGGCCCAACGCCAACCCTCGCCGCGACCAAGGCTCTCCGGCCACTCCTCTCACCGAGATCCGGCGATCCTCTCCGGACAATTCTGTCCCCAATCACCCCACCACCGGCACTCCGGCTCCCTGGGCTCCTCGCCTTTCCGTCCTCGCCAG GGTTCTACCGGGTAATCAAAACGAAAAAGGCGATGAAATTAAGCCTGTATATGTTGGAGAGTTTCCGCAAGTTGTTCGTGATGAACAGGCTAGTATGCTCCAGAGGCATGTTCATG GCGATGCCTCGGTATCGGGTGGAATGGAGAGAGGGACATCATTGGCGTGGATTATATGCGGAGGCAGACTCTTTGTGTGGAGTTATTTGTCTCCTGGTTCGTCGACGAGTTGCACTGTTCTTGAGATCCCTGGAAGCGTTTTCGAAGGTGGGGAGGCTGGGAGGACCGGTGGGAACTCGTGGTTGCTCCGCGTGGTTAATTGGGATAACACGTCTACGAGAACAAAGAAAGTTGTGAAACAATGTAGCTCTGCTGGTATTGTACTGTGTAACAAAAAGACCCGCGCTGCTGTGTATTGGCCTGACATATACGGTGAAGGGAGAACTGATCCGGTTGTTAGTGTTGCATCTTCTGATGAATTGGAGGTGGCGTCCTCACCCATTGATAGGAAGACTCCCCAAAGGAGGCAGCAGTTACTTAGCAGGCACAGGAGTAGTTTGACTGGATCTTGTACTTTTAACTCTCTGATTGCGTGTGCAGTCCCTGATTCCCGTAATGAGTGTGTTGCAGTTGCCTGTAGTTCAAATGGTGAGCTATGGCAGTTTCATTGTTGCCCATCTGGTGTTAGCCGTAAGAAAGTCTATCAACACAATCAGACTTCATCCCCCCAAGGGGGTGACAGTGGCAGCAAAGGCTATCCAAGGTCACTGACCTGGTGCTTTCCAAATCTTCATGTGCAGGAATCCAGCCGGCAATTTGTTGTTCTGACAGATCGTGAGATGCAATGTTTTAGCATTGAACTTTCTCCTGATTATGTTGTGTCAAAGCTCTGGTCTCATGAGATTATTGGCTCAGATGGTGATCGGGGTATCAAGAAGGATTTGGCCGGGCAGAAGCGAATATGGCCTCTTGACATGCAGGTAGACTATCACGGTAAAGTGACTACCATTCTAGTTGCTACCTTCTGCTTGGACCGGGGTAGTAGTTCAAGCTACACGCAGTATTCTCTTTTGAACATGCAGTATAAATCTGGAGGTAGTATAGCACCTACTCAAGAAACAGTTTTAGAGAGAAAAGATCCTATCCAGGTGATCATTCCAAAAGCAAgagtagaagaagaagacttcTTATTCTCCATGAGACTGCGGGTAGGGGGAAAGCCTTCCGGATCAGCAATTATACTTTCTGGTGATGGAACCGCTACAGTATCCCATTATTATAGAACGACTACACGGCTTTATAAATTTGACCTACCTTATGATGCTGGAAAGGTTCTAGATGCTTCAATTCTTCCCTCTACAGATGATGGTGAAGAAGGGGCATGGGTTGTTCTAACTGAGAAGGCAGGAATATGGGCAATACCCGAGAAGGCTGTTATGATTGGTGGAGTTGAACCTCCTGAGCGAAGTTTATCACGTAAAGGTAGCTCAAATGAAGGATCCGCgcaagaagagagaaagaaccTTACATTTGCAGGGAATCTTGCTCCTAGAAGGGCTAGTTCTGAAGCATGGGATGCTGGAGATAGACAAAGGGTTATGCCTGTAATTGCACGTCAAACTGCCCAAGATGAAGAATCAGAAACTTTACTGAGCCAGCTTTTCCATGATTATCATTTACATGGGCAGGTTGATGCATCACTTGAAAAGCTAAAAATTGCGGGGGCATTTGAAAGGGATAGAGAGACTAATGTTTTTGCACGACTGAGCAAATCAATTGTTGATACCTTAGCTAAACATTGGACAACAACCAGAGGAGCTGAGATTTTGGCAATGGCCGTGGTATCCTCCCAACTCACGGATAAGCAACAGAAGCATACAAAATTTCTGGAGTTTCTTGCTCTATCCAAATGTCATGAGGAGCTATGTTCTAGACAGA GACATTCTTTGCAAATTATCTTGGAACACGGCGAAAAGCTTGCTGGAATGATTCAACTACGGGAATTGCAGAACATCATCAGCCAGAACCGCTCCAGTGGACTCAGCACCTCCCGTTCTAGTCCAGAAAATCAAATATCTGGTGCTCTGTGGGATCTTATTCAATTAGTCGGTGATAGAGCCCGTCGGAATACGGTGCTTCTAATGGACAGGGACAATGCTGAAGTATTCTACAGTAAAGTTTCTGATCTTCAAGAAGTGTTTTCTTGCTTAGACAAGCAGCTGGAGTATGTAATCCCTGCAGAGCAGCCATATGGGATTCAGGTCCAGAGAGCTTGTGAACTCTCAAATGCATGTGTTAGTATTGTCCGTGCAGCCATGCAATACAGAAACACGCATCACTTGTGGTATCCACCACCTGAGTGCTTAACACCCTGGTATTGCCAAGCTGTTGTACGCAATGGGATGTGGCAGGTTGCTTCCTTCATGCTGCAACTGTTAAAAGAAGCATCTCAGATTGATATGTCTGCAAAATCAGATTTATATTCTCATCTAGAACTGCTGGCTGAAGTTCTGCTTGAGGCATATGCTGGTTCTGTCACCGCCAAAGTTGAACTTGGTCACGAACACAAAGGCTTATTAGATGAGTATTGGAATAGAAGGGATGCACTCCTAGACTCACTTTATCACCAAGTCAAAGATTTTGTGGAAGTTGGGCATGAG AATTTGAATGAAGGATCTGATGAGCTCAATGAAGAAATTTTTGGGAAGCTTTCTTCATGTTTGCTTCCCATGGCAAAGCGGCATGAATGCTACAGTACTTTATGGAAAATATGCTGTGACATTAATGATTCTGAACTACTAAAAAATCTGATG CATGACAGCATGGGACCTAATGGAGGGTTCAGTTACTATGTGTTCAAACAACTATATGCGAGGAAAcaattttccaaacttctcagGCTTGGGGAAGAGTTTCACGAAGCGCTCTCAATATTTTTAAAGTATCATCCAGATCTTCTGTGGCTTCATGAAGTGTTTCTTCATCAGTTTTCTTCAGCTTCAGACACCCTTCATGAATTAGCTCTTTCTCAAGAAGAAAGCTCAATTTCAGAGCCTGAAGATGGGACTGGTCCTGGGCATCTCACTACATTACCGAAGCTGGCAGATAGAAAGCGTTTTTTGAATCTCTCAAAAATAGCTGCAATTGCAG GTAAGGATGTTGACTGTGAGATCAAAGTGAAGCGCATTGAGGCTGATTTGAAAATCCTAAAAGTGCAG GAAGAAGTAATAGAACTCCTTTCTTCTGATGAAACAAAGCAAAACCTTGACAAGCGGCTACTTCATCCAGAAGATCTTATCAAGCTGTGCCTCGAAGGTGAAAGCGCAGAGCTCTCATTGCGGGCTTTTGATGTTTTCGCATGGACCAGCTCCTCCTTTCGTAGGACCCATGCAAACCTCTTGGACGATTGCTGGAGAAATGCCGCTGATCAAGATGATTGGAGTAAAATGTACCAAGCATCGGTATCTGAAGGGTGGAGTGATGAGGAAACCTTGCAGAACCTGAAAGAGACGGTACTTTTTCAGGCTTCAAGTAGATGTTACGGACCTGAAGCTGAGACTTTCGGAGAAGGGTTTGATGAAGTGCTCCCACTGAGACAAGAAATTGTGGAGCCTTCAACCATGAAAGATTCAGTTTCTTCTGTAGAGGCCATACTTATGCAGCACAAGGACTACTCGGAGGCTGGGAAGCTGATGCTCACTGCAATCATGCTAGGTAGTTTACAGTATGACACCATAGAGGAGGAGGGTCCTGTTTCTATGGAATGA